In Magnetospirillum sp. XM-1, a single window of DNA contains:
- a CDS encoding universal stress protein, producing the protein MNIKDILVHLDGDKVDSGSLALAVAQAKRFGARLTGLFARKEISPTAMVARHPSNTLLAQADAARKTFEEATAGLDTRWWQIIHGAENDLLGEAVFCSHYVDLVIVSQPAAYGKNVPETMVEQIILNSGRPVLVVPVEYKHRPLGKHVVIGWRSAKQAARALHDCLPLVDGAEQVLVASVRGFSPMDKTLPQVDIIDHLRVHGLPVSGERVNTEGLGVMDSLLSRAYDIDADLLVIGGHPGRSLSFSGKAGAGTRHILAHASIPVLFSC; encoded by the coding sequence ATGAATATCAAGGACATTCTCGTCCATTTGGACGGCGACAAGGTCGACAGCGGATCTCTCGCCCTGGCGGTGGCCCAGGCCAAGCGTTTCGGCGCCCGGCTGACCGGTCTGTTCGCCCGCAAGGAAATCAGCCCCACGGCCATGGTCGCCCGCCATCCCAGCAACACCCTGCTGGCCCAGGCCGACGCCGCCCGCAAGACCTTCGAGGAGGCCACCGCCGGCCTCGACACCCGCTGGTGGCAGATCATCCACGGCGCCGAGAACGACCTGTTGGGCGAGGCGGTGTTCTGCAGCCACTACGTGGACCTGGTGATCGTCTCCCAGCCCGCCGCCTATGGCAAGAACGTGCCCGAGACCATGGTCGAGCAGATCATCCTCAATTCCGGCCGCCCCGTCCTGGTGGTGCCGGTGGAATACAAGCACCGCCCGCTGGGCAAGCACGTGGTGATCGGCTGGCGCTCGGCCAAGCAGGCCGCCCGCGCGCTGCACGACTGCCTGCCCCTGGTGGACGGCGCCGAACAGGTGCTGGTCGCCTCGGTGCGCGGCTTCTCGCCCATGGACAAGACCCTGCCCCAGGTGGACATCATCGACCACCTGCGCGTCCACGGCCTGCCCGTCTCGGGCGAACGGGTCAACACCGAAGGCCTGGGCGTCATGGACTCGCTTCTGTCGCGGGCCTACGACATCGACGCCGACCTGCTGGTCATCGGCGGCCACCCCGGCCGCTCGCTGTCCTTCTCGGGCAAGGCCGGCGCCGGCACCCGGCACATCCTGGCGCACGCCAGCATTCCGGTGCTGTTCAGCTGCTGA
- a CDS encoding OmpA family protein gives MKFLHLAAAIGMTALLGACATPWEVAEVNEILDAPAPTVGSPYTKALFTEYKAYAKHEATVEYEWDHAVVFARKGMAAHQGKITDPEVTADWPLMPDRVKELDAARARLVGYFGNGARERVPAAAAKAQVMFDCWIEEEAEGDTNSDCRAAFLKVEPELQVKAAMPAKKIVKTFIVYFDFNKSSLTKEAMKILKEVEAAAGEIKPSSIYVAGHTDTVGKAGYNDKLSKARAAAVEKQLAKQGIKSIDAKSFGFTKLAVPTKANTKEAKNRRVEIYFEK, from the coding sequence ATGAAGTTCCTGCATCTGGCCGCCGCCATCGGCATGACCGCCTTGCTGGGCGCCTGTGCCACCCCCTGGGAAGTGGCCGAGGTCAACGAGATCCTCGATGCGCCCGCGCCCACCGTCGGATCGCCCTACACCAAGGCGCTGTTCACCGAGTACAAGGCCTATGCCAAGCACGAGGCCACCGTCGAGTACGAGTGGGATCACGCCGTGGTCTTCGCCCGCAAGGGCATGGCCGCCCATCAGGGTAAGATCACCGATCCCGAGGTGACCGCCGACTGGCCGCTGATGCCCGACCGCGTCAAGGAACTGGACGCCGCCCGCGCCCGTCTGGTGGGCTATTTCGGCAACGGTGCCCGCGAGCGCGTGCCGGCCGCCGCCGCCAAGGCCCAGGTGATGTTCGATTGCTGGATCGAGGAAGAGGCCGAGGGCGACACCAATTCCGATTGCCGCGCCGCCTTCCTGAAGGTCGAGCCCGAGCTGCAGGTCAAGGCCGCCATGCCGGCCAAGAAGATCGTCAAGACCTTCATCGTCTATTTCGACTTCAACAAGTCGAGCCTGACCAAGGAGGCCATGAAGATCCTGAAGGAAGTCGAGGCCGCCGCCGGCGAGATCAAGCCCAGCAGCATCTACGTCGCGGGTCACACCGACACCGTCGGCAAGGCCGGTTATAACGACAAGCTGTCCAAGGCCCGTGCCGCCGCGGTCGAGAAGCAGCTGGCCAAGCAGGGCATCAAGTCCATCGACGCCAAGTCGTTCGGCTTCACCAAGCTGGCCGTGCCCACCAAGGCCAACACCAAGGAAGCCAAGAACCGCCGCGTCGAGATCTACTTCGAGAAGTAA